The Acidimicrobiia bacterium genomic interval TCGATGGTGTACGGATCCGGGAAATAGCGCTCGGCGACGGCGGCGTGCACTCGCGCACAGGTCGTCTGGAGGCTCTCGATCTCGGGCCCGAGGTTGGCGACGACGTCGGCGACGCGGAAGTAGGCCAGCTCCGCGCACTTACGGCCGAGGAGCCGGCGCGCCTCGCCGTGGTGCACGCCGCGCGTCGCGGCCGGCTCGAGATCGGCAAGGCAGGTCTCCGCCGAGCTGAGCGCATGGAACACCGACCGCGGGAACTGGCGGTCGAGCACGAGGAACTCCACCGCCGACGACGCGTCGACCGCGCGGTGGTACGTGCGCAGGTACGCCTCGTAGCCCGAGCACGCTCGGAGCAACGTCGTCCATCGGCTCGGACCGAGGCTGTCGCCGCAGTGCACGCTCAGCAGTCGCGTCGTCATGTCGACACGCTCGACACTGCGCCCGAGGGCGAGGAACTGCCACCCCTCGTCGCGGCTCAGCGTCGAGTCGGCGAGCCCGGCAACGGTCGCGCCGCGCTCGCGGATCCACGCGAAGAATCGGTGCTGCGCGGGGCCGGCCGGCCGCAAGGCGCCGGGTGCGATCGCCCGGTACGTCGTGTTCAGCGTCTCCCACATCTCCGACGAGATCGCTTCCCGCGCGCCGCGCGCGTTCTCCCAGGCGCCGCGCACCGACGACGCGATCGAACCCGGCGCGGTGAGATCCCACGCCAGGAGATCCGTGACGATCGTCGCGTCGGGCGCATCGGGTACCGCCGCCGCGTCGACACCCATCACCTCGAGGATCCCGCGGCTCGCGGCGTGCTCGTCGACGCCGCGTTCCTCGAGGAGAAGATGTGAGAACACGTCGAGCAGCCGCGCAGTGTCCTCCGACCGCTCGCAGTACCGACCGAGCCAGTAGAGGGACTCCGCGATACGACTCAGCACGAGGGCGCCGCGCTCACTGCTGGGATTCCTGCGCGGCCGCGGGCGCGTCGGCCGGCCGCCGCAGATGGCCCGACGGCATCGCGACGCGGGTCGGCGGCGCGCGGCCCGAGTCGGTCGGCTGCTGCACCGCGACCGCTGCGGCCGAGCCGACGTCGGACAGCACCCAGGTGTCCTTCGACCCTCCGCCCTGGCTCGAGTTCACGACGAGGCTGCCCGCGCGCAGGGCGACGCGCGTCAGCCCGCCCGGCAGCACCCACACATGCTTTCCGTCGTTCACGGCGAAGGGCCGGAGATCGATGTGGCGCGCGTTCATCCCGTCGCCCGTGAACGTCGGCGACGTCGAGAGCGCCACCGGCTCCTGCGCGATCCATCCGCGCGGGTTCTCGTCGATCTTGCGACGGAGCGCGGCGAGCTGCGCGTCCGACGCGTGCGGACCGATCACGATGCCGTACCCGCCCGAGCCGTCGACGGGCTTCACGACGAGGCGATCGAGGCGCCCCGTGACCCACGCGCGTACGTCGGGGTCCTCGAGCTCGAACGTGTCGACGTTCGGCAGCACGGGTTCCTCGCCGAGGTAGTAGCGCACCATCGCGGGGACGTGTTGATAGATCGCCTTGTCGTCGGCGACCCCGTTGCCGACCGAGTTCGCGATCACCACGTTGCCGGCGCGGGCCGCGTTCACGATGCCCGCGCAGCCGAGGGCCGACTCGGGACGGAACTGCAGCGGGTCGAGGAACTCGTCGTCGATGCGCCGGTACACCACGTCGACGCGCCGCTCCCCCGCGGTCGTGCGCATGAACACGTGATTGCCGTGACACACGAGATCCCGGCCCTCGACCAGCTCGACGCCCATCCGGCGGGCGAGGAAGGAGTGCTCGAAGTACGCGGCGTTGTGCACGCCCGGAGTCAGGACGACGACCGTCGGATCGGCGAGGTGCGGCGCAGACACACGCAGCGCCTCGAGCAGACGCGCCGGATACTCCGACACCTGCCGCACCCGGTGACTGGCGAAGAGCTCGGGAAAGACGTGCGTCATCGCGGTGCGGTTCTCGACCACGTACGAGACGCCGGACGGAGTGCGCAGGTTGTCCTCGAGCACGCGGAAGCGGCCGTCGGCGCCGCGCACGAGGTCGATCCCGGCCACGTGCACCCGGACGCCGTTGCGCGGCTCGACGCCCCACATCGCCCGGTGGTAATGCGTCGACGTCAGCACCAGACGGCGCGGCACGACGCGATCGCGGAGGATCTCACCGGGCCCGTAGACGTCGGCGAGGAACGCCTCGAGCGCGCGCACGCGTTGCCGCACCCCGCTCTCGATGACCCGCCATTCGCTCCCGCTCAGCACCCGCGGCACGAGGTCGAGCGGGAACGGCCGCTCCTCGCCCGAGAGCGAGAAGGTGATGCCCTGGTCACGGAACGCGTGGTCCCGCGCGCTGCAGCGCTCCTCGAAGTCGGGCCGCGACAGCGTCTGCAGCGCGCCGAACAGCGCGCTGTAGTGGTCCCGCGGCCGCCCGCCCCCGTCGAACATCTCGTCGAAGGTGCCGCCCAGCTCGTAGTCGTCCAGGAGATCGCCGATGGCGCATTCTGGGCGGCCTACGTTTCGGGATGGTTACGGGCGGTTGAACCGCGGCGGGCAGCCGGCGTCAGCGATCCGTGAACAGCAGGATGTGGCCCTCGTAGCACGACACCCACACGTCGCGGGTCGCGCGGTCGTAGGTGATGCCGATCGGATGGTGCGGTGTGTGCACGGTCTGGATCAGCGACAGGTCGCTCGCGCGCAGCTTCGTCATCGTGTCCGACGCGTAGTTCACGACGTAGAGCGCGGTGCCGTCGGCCGAGATCGCCATCGACCGCGGTTCCGATCCCGTGTGCACGCGCGCGACGACTGCGCGATTCGCGAGGTCGATCTTGGCGATGCTGCCCGCGCCGTTCAACGTCACGTAGAGATAGCGACCCGACGGGCTGATCACCACGTGGCGCGGGCTGCTGCCGACGCCGTTCATCCACGACACCCCGAAGGTGCGGAGGTTCACGGCCGCGACGTTCGTCGAGCCCATCACCGCGATGTACGCGGTGACCGAATCGGGTGAGACCGCGATGCCGCGCGGGTAGCGACCGAGCGGGATGGTGCGCACGGTGCGGCCGGCGGCGCGGTCGATGATCGACAGGTCGTACCCGCACCAGTTGGTCACGAGGACGTAGCGACCGTCGGGTGTCATCGCGACGTACTTCGGCACGGGGCCGACCTGGATCACCTGGTCGATCGCGAGCGACGTCGTGTCGATGCGGTACACGTAGCTGTCGTCGTAACCGGAGCTCGGCGAGCACGTGTCGGTGCCCTCGGGCCCGAAGCCCGCGCCGTACATCGAGTAGTTCGACACGTACAGCTTGCGACCGTCCGGACTGAACGCGCCTTCGACGGGCGCGCCGCGCGAGATGCCGGGATGACCCGCGATCCCGAACTTCGACAGGTCGACCGAGTCCGGGATCGTCGCGACGAGATCGCCGGTCGGCGAGTACACGGTGATCGTGTGGCGATACATCATGTTCTGGGCGAAGACGCGGCCCGTCGCCGCCGCGTCGACCGACTTGGGCGAGATCTCACCCTGGATGTCGCGCGCGAGCGCGAGGTGGGTCGTGTCTGCGGGTGGAAACGGTGATGTCGTCGTGGGCGACACCGTTGTGGGAGACACCGTTGTGGAGGACACCGCAGTCGACGTCGTCGTCGTGCTCGTCGCACGCTGCGGCGCGCGCGTCGTGGACGACGAAGACGCGCGTGGCGAAGCGTCGTGACTCGACGAGCACGCCGCAAGCGCCAGCACGACGACCGCGGTGACGATGGCGCTCGGCACGCGGCGCACCCGTCGTCCTCGCATCGGCGCGACGCTACCGTCAGACGTCGAGCGCAACGGGTTTCGACGAGACCGACAGCACACCCTCGAGGTCGCTGAGCTCCGACGTGATGTCCGAGACCGCGGCCTTGCCCGTGACGGTCAGTGTGACCGCGACCGTGCCGTCCTCGCCCTGCGCCCGGTCCAGATCGATGTCGGAGACCGACCAGCCTCCGTCGGTCAACACGCGCAGCACGTCGCGCAACACACCGTGGCGATCGGTGTAGACGATGTCGATCTTCGTCGGCGAGAACGGGAGTCGCGGCGAGCGCTTGATGACCTCCGCGAAACCGACGGTCACGATGAAGTGCGCCGCCGTGGCACCGACCGCGAGCAGGAAGAGACCCGCACCGCACGCCATGCCGATCATCGCCGTGAGCCACACGATCGCCGCGGTCGTGAGTCCCGAGACGGAGTCGCGGTGCACGAAGATCAGGCCCGCGCCGAGGAAGCCGATGCCCGAGACGATCTGCGCGGCGACCCGGGACGGGTCGAACGACACGGGCTTCGCGGTCATGTCGGCAAAGCCGTACTTGCTGACGAGCATCGCGACCGCGGCGCCGATGCCGACGATGGTGACCGTTCGCAGCCCCGCGGACTTGCGATGGATCTCGCGCTCGAGACCGATGGCCGACGAGAGCGCCAACGCGAGCGCGAGTCGGCCGAGCAGGATGCCAGCCGGCATCTCGTCCTCCCGATGTGGCCGCCGAACCCCGCGGAGGTACCCGGTCGCGACGCGCGCGAAACGACGACGCCACCGCTAGGTTGCGCGGCGTGCGGAGGGTCCTCTGGATGATGTCGGTGTCGCTCGACGGTTTCATGTCGGATGTCGACGGCGGTCTGGATTGGCAGACCATCGACCACGAGCTGCACCAATTCTTCAACGACGATCTGCGGACGATGGGCGCGTTCCTCGACGGACGCGTCACCTACGAGCTCATGACCGAGTACTGGCCGACCGCCGACCAGGATCCGGAAGCACCGCCGCCGGTGCGCGAGTTCGCCGAGATCTGGCGCACGATGCCGAAGATCGTGTTCTCGCGCACGCTCACGCACGCGGAGTGGAACACGACGATCGTCCGCGACATCGATCCCGCGGCGATCGCACAGTTGCAGGCAGACACGGACGGCGACCTGATGGTCGGCGGCGGAGAGCTCGGCGCGAGCTTCATGCGACTCGACCTGATCGACGAGCTCCGGATCTACGTCCACCCGGTCGTGCTCGGTCGCGGGCGACCCGCGTTCCACCCCCTCGACGCGCCGATGCCGCTCCGGCTCGTCGAGAACCGGCGCTTCGGCAGCGGTGTCGTGCTGTTGCGCTACGAACGCTCGAGCCCGCGCTAACGGCGGCCGCGGTAGTAGAAACCGCCGCCGCCGAACAGCAGGATCACGATGATGATGATGAGCAGCACGGTGAGCATCTCGGTGTTGTGCCCGCGCGACGGCAGCGGTGACACGACCGCGTCTCGATTACCCCGATCGGGGGAGCGCCGGCGCGGGAGGCGCCGAGCGCGAGACGCGGGCCGCGCACGATAGACATGGCCGGGCCGGAGCGTTCGCCGTACGCAGGCCGCCATGGAGGCGCCGATGAAGCGCAGGATCTCGATGCTGGTCGCCGCGGCGGGGCTCGTCGCCCTCGCGTTTCCCACGATGGCGAACGCGGCATCCTCACCCTCGGTTCGCGTCGGTCCGCACGACAACCTCACGAACGGGGAAACGGTGACCGTGCGATGGAAGGGCTTCCATGCACACGCGGAGCGGTTCATCACGATCTACGAGTGCCGACCGGACTTCGACACGGTCGGCTGGATCGCGTGCTCGCAGCTTTACGGCGACACGACCCGCGGCCGGCGGGAACAGAGGACCATTCAGGTGTCGACGGGGGTCATCGGACTCGATGACGGCACGTGCGGCACGAGCGCGACCGACCGCGACTGCCTCATCATGGTGAGGGCCTCGCGGCTGCGCGCATCCGGCGGATCGATCGCATCCACGCCGATCAAGTTCGCGGTTCCTCAATAGCGCCTCGCGCCGAACGCGGCGCGTCGCGGCGACGTTCCTCGTTCGACTGAAGTTGCAGCGCGTTTGCGCGCCCGCGCGTGGGGTACGGCGTCGCGCGCTCGACCCCCCGAACGATGGAGCGCGTGATGCCGCCGAGGAAGAAGGGCCCGTCGCCGAGGTCGACGCGCAAGCCGACGCGCGCCAACGGTCAACAAGGCGCGCAAGGCCGACTCACGGAAGGTTTCGCGAGCGAACCCGTCCTCGTGCCCCGTGTCAGCAAGGTTCCCGCGCAGGACAGCGACTTCCTCACGACCGGATACGGCCAACGCCTGTCGCACACCGACGACTCGCTGAAGGCCGGCGCGCGCGGCCCGACGTTGATGGAGGACTTCCATCTGCGCGAGAAGGTGATGCACTTCGATCACGAGCGCATCCCCGAGCGCGTGGTGCACGCACGCGGGGTCGGCGTGCACGGCGTCTTCGAGGCGTACGGCAACGTCGGCGACCTCACCGGTGCAGGCTTTCTCCAACCGGGTCGCTCCACTCCAGTGTTCGTGCGCTTCTCGACCGTGGCCGGATCGCGCGGCTCCGCGGACACGGTGCGCGACGTGCGCGGCTTCGCGGTGAAGTTCTATACGGACGACGGCATCTTCGACCTCGTCGGCAACAACATGCCGGTCTTCTTCATCCGCGACGGCATCAAGTTCCCCGATCTCATCCACGCGGCGAAGCCGGAGCCCGACCGCGAGATCCCCCAGGCCCAGACCGCGCACACCACCTTCTGGGACTTCGTGTCGATGATCCCGGAATCGCCGCACATGCTGATGTGGGTGATGTCGGACCGCGCGATCCCGCGCTCGCTGCGGATGATGGAGGGCTTCGGGGTCCATACGTTCCGGCTCGTGAACGACGCGGGCGACACGACCCTCGTCAAGTTCCATTGGAAGCCGGTGCTCGGCGTGCACGGGCTGGTTTGGGACGAGGCCCAGACGCTCGCCGGCGTCGACCCGGACTTCCACCGGCGCGACCTCTACAACGCGATCGGCGCGGGCGCGTTTCCGCAATGGGAGCTCGGCATTCAGGTGCTCCCCGACACCGACGACCAGAGGTTCGAGGGCATCGACCTTCTCGACGCGACGAAGATCGTGCCCGAGGAGCTCGCGCCGGTGCAGACGATCGGGCTCATGACGCTCAACCGCAATCCCACGAACTACTTCGCCGAGACCGAGCAGGTCGCGTTCCATGTCGGCCACCTCGTGCGCGGCATCGACGTCGTCGACGACCCCCTGCTCCAGGCACGGCTGTTCTCGTACCTCGACACGCAGCTCACCCGGCTCGGAGGCCCGAACTTCGAGCAGATCCCGATCAACCGCACGCGGGCCGCAGTGAACGACAACCTCCGCGATGGCTCTCACCAGATGGCGGTGCACCACGGGCGCACGCCGTATCTCCCGAACGCGGTCGGCGGCGGCTGCCCGTTCCTTGCGAGCGGCGAGGACGGCGGGTACGAGCACGTCCCGCGCGCGGTGAACGGCGAGAAGACGCGCGAGCGCGGCCCCGACGACGAGTACACGCAGGCCACGCTGTTCTGGAACAGCATGAGCGAGGTCGAGCAGGACCATCTCGTCGACGCGTTCACGTTCGAGCTCGGGAAGGTCGACGTGCCCGCGGTGGTCGACCGCATGGTCACGCGACTCGCCCTGGTCGACCGTGAGCTCGCGCAGCGCGTCGGCGTCGGGCTCGGCCTGCGCGTCGACGCGCCGAGCCGCAACGGCCGCGGTGGCCGCGCCGATCAGACGCACACCGTCGACTCCTCGCCCGCGCTCGCGATGGTGACCGAGGAGCCGTGGCCCATCGACGGCCGCGTCGTGCACGTGCTCGCCGCCGACGGTGCCGATCTCGGAGGCATCGACGAGTTGCGCGAGATGCTGGTTGCCGCCGGCGTGGCCGTGCAGGTCGTCGCAACGCACAAGGGTGCGATCGTCACCGGCGACCGCGAACTGACGGTCGATCGCTCGTTCCACACGTCGTCGTCCGCCGAGGCCGACGCGATCGTGGTGGCCGGCGGTGCCGCGCTCGCCGACGATCCCATCGCGCAGACCTACGTGCAGTCCGCGTACCGCCATCACAAGACGATCGGCGCGTGGGGCGACGGCGTCGCGCTGCTCGCGGCCGCGGGATGCGACGACGACGCACCCGGAGTGATCGTCGGCGAGGCCGCCGGCGCGACCCTCGCGGAAGCGCTGGTCGCCGCGCTGGCCCGGCACCGGCACTGGGAGCGGGCCGCGACCCATCCGACGCGCGAGCTCACGGGAGCCAAGCGATGAACGGAATCGACCTCATCCTCGCCGACCACGAGCGCGTGAACCTGCTGTTCGCACGCTTCGACGACACCGGCGACGCCACGCTGATCGGCGAGATCGTCGACGCGCTCGTCGCGCACGACCAGGCCGAGCAGGCCACGCTCTACCCCCTCGCCGGCTCCGTGCTGAACGACGCCGAGGCCATCGAGCACTACGACCGCGCGCACTCCGCGATCAAGAAGGCGATCGAGCATCTCGTCGGGCTGGAAGGACCGCCGCTCGTCGAAGCCGTCGCGGTGCTGCGCACGCGGGTCGAGGAGCACGTCGCCGAGGAGGAAGCCGACCTCCTGCCCGCGCTCACCAAGGCTGCGACGATCGCGCAGCTCGACGGCCTCGGTGCGCGCATCCTGCAGAACAAGCAGCGCGCCGGCTGACGCGCCGAACCGTCGGGCCGCGCATCATTCGGTCCGGGGCGCGTGGTCCGACTCGAGCGACGCGCCGAGCGCCTCGAGATCGCGTTCCGCGTGACATTGCCGGCGGTAGATCGTGAGCGCGTCGAATCGCTCCGCCACCGCGAGGTTGCCGACGAACGCGCGTGGCCCGAGCACGCGTCCGAAGCGGTCCTGGATCTCGCGACACGCGTCGTCGACGAGATGGCGCACGACGAGCGCGCGTCGCTGCGCCGCGGATGCACCGTGCGGGTCGTCGTCCACGTCGTCGCCCGCACGGTCCAGGATCGAGCGGAGCAGCCATCCCGCGGCCCCGAGGGCGCCGACGTGCACGCGGGCGTGCGCGTCGCCGCGACCGGCCCGCATCGCTTCGTCGACGAGACCGAGCGCGGCGCCCGCCCAACACGCCGCCGGACCGATTGCGCCGTGCCAGAAGCCCACGCGGTCGAGGTACCACCCGGGCGGTCCGACCTCGGCGTTCGCGTCGAGGTCGATGTCGTCGAAGCTCACCGTTGCCGTGTTCACGTCTCGGAGTGCGAAGGCCTTCCACGTCGTGAGGTCGACGCGATCCGGTGTGATCAGCGACGCCGGAACCGCGAAGAGCCCGACCGCGGAGTCGTCGCGCGTCGCAGTGACGAGCGCGAGGTCGACGGTCCCGGCGCCACTGCAGAACGCCTTCGACCCGCTGAGCACGACACGCGAGCCCTCGCACCGCGCGACCAGCCGGTCGTTCGGGCTCTCCGACGCCCATACGCCGACGAGCTCGTGGCGCGCGCGGGTGCGGCCCGCTTCCCGGAGGATCTGCACGCCGTCGACGTGGGCTTCGGCCAGCCGGGCGACGGAGACATTCGTGCGGGCGAGCTCGGCGAGGGCGCTCCATCGATCGCGCGTCGAACCGCCTCCGATCGGCGGAAGGTCGAGCGCGCCCGCGACCAGCAGCTCGCGCACTCGCGTCGCGGCAGTCACGAGCGCGTGAGGTCGAGCCCGGCTTCCAACCGGTTCAGGTAGCTCGCGAAGCCGTCGGGCGCGCGACCACGACGGCGCGCACTCGTCCATACCGGAGCGCGGTTCGAGGGGACGACGCGGTACCCGGCCTCGACGAGTCGGAGCCAGAGGTCGCGATCCTCGCCGGTCGCGTACCTACTCCATCCACCCACGCCTGAGAACGCATCGGCTCGGACTCCGAAGTTCGCGCCGTGAACGTGGGGCACGTGGCCGTCGGACCCGCGCGCGTAGGCCGACTCGTATCGATCCCGCAGCCTTGCAGCGCGCGTCGAGAACGATCGCACGCGCACGGTTCCGGCCACGGCGTGAGCACCAAGGTCGGCCGCGTCGCGGTGCGCGCGGATCCAGTCGCACGGAACCATCGAGTCGGCGTCGGTCGCCAGCAGCCAGACGCGCTCGAGCGGCCGGTGCGCGAAGCGTTGCAGCACGCGCCGGCAGCCGAGCTGCCTCGCGGCCCCGACCATTCCCCAGCGCGACACGACGACCTCGCCGCAACCGCCGAGAGCGCGCCGCGCGCGTGCCGCCGTGTCGTCTCGACATCGGTCCGCCACCACGACCAACCACGCGTCGAGACGCTCACGTGCGAGCGCGCGTCGAACCGACAGCACGCAGTCCTCGATCGAGCGCGACTCGTCGCGCGCCGGGATGACCACGCCCATCCCCCACGGCGGTCTCACCGACGACACCAGACGTCGACGACGTAGTCGGTTCGCACCGCGTGACCGATGTGATCCCACGCATCGCGCAGGCGCGCCGCGAGCACTTCGTGCACGACGCCACCGGGGAGTCGGTGGTCTTCGCTCGAACCGGTCCAATGACACGCGAGGAGCTCGCCACCCGGTACGACCGCGCCGGCGAGGCGGTCGACGATCTCGCCGAGGCGGGTGGTATCGAAGTAGTAGCCGATCTCCGCGAACACGACGAGGTCGAGATCACTCGGCGGGTCGTCCTCCACGGAGCCGACGCAAACCCGAACCCCGGGAAGTCCTGCGCATCGGTCGCGCGCCCATTCGGCAGCGGTCGGCGACACGTCGACGGCGTCGACGCGCGCGCAACGACGCGCGAGACGTTCGGTCAGTGCGCCGACCGCGCAGCCCGGTTCGTACGCGTGCTCGTAATGCGCACGCGGGAGGCACTGCATCAGATCGTCGTAGCGCGCCTGCTCGAAGGCCGAGTGCGCAAAGTCCCACGGGTCACCCTCGGTGCGGTATCTCGCCTCGAACGCCTCCGGGCTCCACGGCTCAACGGACACGCGCGACGACCTCGCACGGCCGACGGAAGCGCGCGAGCGCGTGCTCGTCGACGATCACGGCGCCGAACCGCTCGGTCGTCTGCGACGGGAAGCACTCGAGCGCGGCCGACTTCGCCCGGCGCGCCGGCGCCGCGATCTCGAACGTCGACCAGCGATCCTCGTCGAGCTCGGAAGGGGTGGCCCACTGCCACGCCCAGACGGGGTACTCGAGCAAGGCGCAGCCGCAGTGCTCGGCCACCGCTTCGGCCGCGGCTCCGCACGCGTCGTGGTCGGTGTGACCGTCGCGCGACCACGGGGCGATCAAAACCGTGTGGCCAGAGACCAATGTCTGAAGCCGCGCTCGTAGTTGCGACGCGTGACACGCGACCGACGCGTCCGGCAGTCCGAGACGGATCGGCGGACCCCGATGACCGAGCGCGTGCAAGGCGCGGCGCTGCTCGATGCGACGAACCGCGGCGAGCTCGGCGACCTCGGGATGCGAGCCCTCGCCGTCGGTCACCGCGACCACCGTGAGACCGATACGTCGAGCGACGAGCTCCGCGATCAATCCACCACACGCCAAGGTCTCGTCGTCGGGATGCGGACTCACGACGACGACGCGTGTCGCACGCGCGAAGGTCGCGCTCCAATCGAGCGCCGGCAGTGCACGCATCCAATCCAGCCACGCGCGCTCGCCGGTCGGTGCGTGCTGCGGAAAGGCGCTCGGTTTCGTGTTGGTCGACACGGCGGCTTGTCCCTACCCCGCCGGTGCGCTCGGCACGCCGTCGGTTCCCTGCGCGCCGCGGCGGGTACGGCTGGCGCCGACCGGCGATCCGAAGCGGAGGTCTTGTGCGCGACGAGCCGAGCGAAGCGAAGCTCACGGCAGTGGCGTTGAACTGCACGCTGAAGGCGACCGACGCGGCGTCCAGCACCGACAAGCTGCTGCACGAGGTGATGGCTGCGCTTGCCTCGGAAGGTGTCGCATCCGACGGGATCATCCGCCTCGCCGACGAGGACGTCCGCGCGGGCGTGACCTCCGACGAAGGACCGGGCGACGCGTGGCCCGCGATCCGCGCTCGCATCCTCGCTGCGCAGATCCTCGTGCTCGGCACGCCGATCTGGCTCGGGCACCCCTCGAGCTACGCGCAGCGCGTGCTCGAACGGCTCGATGCGTTCCTCGGCGAGAAGGCCGATGACGGACGGCTCATCTCACTCGACCGCGTCGCGATCGTCGCCGTCGTCGGGAACGAAGACGGCGCGCACCACGTTGCGGCGGAGCTCTTCCAGGCGCTGAACGACGTCGGTTTCACGATCCCGGCCGCGAGCATGACCTACTGGGTCGGCGAGGCGATGCACACGACCGACTACAAGGACCTTCCCGACGGCAGCGACAAGACCACGGCGGCGACGAAGAACGCGGCACGGCGCGCCGCGCATCTCGCGCGCGTGTTGCGTTCGGAGCCGTATCCCCCGGACCCGTAGCCCGCGGACGGACCGACCGGATCAGCCGTCGGTGAACACGTCGGCGACACCCGCGCTCGCGGCACCGCCGACGGCGTGCTTCGACTCGCCCGCGACGACCGTCGCGCCGGACGCGCCCACCGTCGACGCGAAGCCCGTGTGACGTGACCCGGGATCGTGCGGCGCGTCGATCTCCGCGGCCGGCGTCCAGCTCGCGCCGGCCGCGTGATACGGATAGACCGCGCCGAAGGCGAACGCGGTGCCCGCGTTGCGGCCGGGCGCGCCGATCACGAGCGTGCCGCTCGCGAGCGAGATCGCGCTCCCGAACTCGTCGCCCGGCGCGCCGTTCGCCGCGGTGAGCTCGTTGCGGTACGTCCATACGCCGGTGGTGTCGTTGTGCGTGAAGCGGTACGCGGCGCCTTCGCCGCCGGCTTCCGTCGCGTGATTCGGCGCGCCGACGACGACGGTCGCCTGCGTGAGCGCCATCGCGGCGCCGAAGTTGTCGCCGGGTTCCAGGTCGGGCGGTTCGAAGTCGGTCGTGTGCACGTACGACCCGCCCGCGCGGTCGAAGATGCTCACGATGCCGCCGTTCGAGTCGCCCGGTTCCGCGACGAGGACGAGGTCTTCCTTCACGATCACGCTCAGCCCGAACCGCCCGTCCTGCACCGGGTTCGGTGGCGGCACCGTCGCGGTCTGCTTCCAGACCTTCTTCACCCGCTGGTACACGTACGCGGTTCCCGCGCGCTTGAGGTCAGCCCAGTTGCGGCCGGGCGCGCCGACGGCGACCTCCGTGCCGATCGCCGCGATCGACAGCGACGCGCCGAAGTGGTTCTGCGGCGACAGAAACGTGGGCGTCAGCTCCGCGGTCTGAGTCCACGTCGTGCCCGTGCGATCGAACACGTAGAACGCGCCCGATGCCTTGCGGCCGAGGACCGACTTGAAGGGCGCGCCGATCGCGAGCGTCGAGCCGTCGGCCGCGACTGCGAGCGCGGAGCCGAACCCGTCACCCGCGACGGGATCGCTCGGCGTGAGCGTCGCCTGATGTATCCACGCGTCGCCGTCGTGCACGTACACGTCGACCGCGCCGGCGCTCGCGTTCGCGCCCGCCGAGCCCACGACGATCGTCGAACCGTCCTGGGAGATCGACGTCTTGGTGCCGAACCGGTCACCGGCCGTCGGCGCGGGCGCCTGCAGCACCTGGCGCGTCGACACTCTGGGTGCGGCCGCGGCCGTCGACGCGAACAACGCCGCCGCCATCACACTCGCAAACACGAACGATCCGTACTTTGCGCGCGTCAGAGCGCACTGCGAACGTTCCATCGTCGCGTCTTCCTGCTAGCTCGCGGGCGCGGTCGTGAAGTGTTGGAGCTTGCCGATCGACGTGCCGAGCGGGTTGTTGGCGACCGCTTCGAAGTAGTACGTCGTGTTCGGCTGTAGATCGCTGAGGTCCCACGAGATCCCGGTGATGAGGTTGTGCGTGCCGATGTCGCGCGGTGTCGTCGTGTTCTCGACGTCGGTCGTGAGGCCCCAGCGGAACCACGCCGTCGACCTCGAGCCGTTCGGTTCGACCTTCGCCTTGATCTCCCCGGAGTCCGCGGTGATCCGCTTCGGTTGCATCGGTCCCACGCCGGGCTTGCGCAACGCCGAGATCAACGTGTTCGCGCGAACGACCGA includes:
- a CDS encoding NAD(P)H-dependent oxidoreductase, with the protein product MRDEPSEAKLTAVALNCTLKATDAASSTDKLLHEVMAALASEGVASDGIIRLADEDVRAGVTSDEGPGDAWPAIRARILAAQILVLGTPIWLGHPSSYAQRVLERLDAFLGEKADDGRLISLDRVAIVAVVGNEDGAHHVAAELFQALNDVGFTIPAASMTYWVGEAMHTTDYKDLPDGSDKTTAATKNAARRAAHLARVLRSEPYPPDP
- a CDS encoding FG-GAP repeat protein — translated: MFASVMAAALFASTAAAAPRVSTRQVLQAPAPTAGDRFGTKTSISQDGSTIVVGSAGANASAGAVDVYVHDGDAWIHQATLTPSDPVAGDGFGSALAVAADGSTLAIGAPFKSVLGRKASGAFYVFDRTGTTWTQTAELTPTFLSPQNHFGASLSIAAIGTEVAVGAPGRNWADLKRAGTAYVYQRVKKVWKQTATVPPPNPVQDGRFGLSVIVKEDLVLVAEPGDSNGGIVSIFDRAGGSYVHTTDFEPPDLEPGDNFGAAMALTQATVVVGAPNHATEAGGEGAAYRFTHNDTTGVWTYRNELTAANGAPGDEFGSAISLASGTLVIGAPGRNAGTAFAFGAVYPYHAAGASWTPAAEIDAPHDPGSRHTGFASTVGASGATVVAGESKHAVGGAASAGVADVFTDG